One Drosophila teissieri strain GT53w chromosome X, Prin_Dtei_1.1, whole genome shotgun sequence genomic window, GCTCCTGGGCGGACTTCTCTGCCTCGAATAGGCGCTCCTTGTTGGCGGCAATCTCCGCCTCGAAGGCCTGATGGCGCGTCCACTTGGAGTGGATGGTCTTTGCGCTCCTGTACGACTCGTCCTGTGAGGTGGCGTACTTCTCCTGCACCCACTCGGCCAGCTCTTCGAGATCCTGCAGGAACTCGTGCAGTTTCACCTGATTCTTGAGCTTCTCGTGTTGGTCCAGAGCCCGCTGACGGTTGTCATCCCGACGTCCGGTGATGTTCTCCGCACGCTTGCCAATCTTGTCCGCATCGAAGTGATCCTTCTCCACCAGGGTGTCGGCCACCTGCAGCAAGGTGTTGATCTTGTCGTCGTTCGCCTCCATGGTAGTGAGGAAGGCCTCGTGGCGCTTCAGCTGGTTCTCAGCCTGCTCCAGGTTGACGGGGGTATCGTCCTTGCTGAGGAAGTGCTCCTGCTGGCTGAGCAACACCTCCGTCTGGCGGGCATCGCGGTTGAACAGCTGCTGATCCAGGCTCTGCGACAACAGCACCTGCCTGTTCTCCCACATCTGGTGCAGCTCCTCCCAGCCATCCTTCAGGGCGTTCAGGCGCTCCCTCAGGAACATGTACTGCGGATCGTCTGAGGTGCTTCCTTCGGTGGTCAGCTGCTCGCCGTACTCCATCATGTTCTTGTAGTCCTCAGTGTAGTTGTCAATCTCCTCGCGGATCGATTGATGCTGGTTCAGAAGCTTCTCAGCCTCCGGCAGGGAAGTGGGAGTGTCCTCGGAAGCCACGTCTGTCTGGGTCTTGGTCAACCAAGTCTGGAAGTGATCGAGATCGCGCAAGAAGCGATGCAGATCGCCGGCCTCCTCCAGTTTCGAATCGCGCTCCTTGAGCATCTGGGTGAGCTGCTCCCAAATCAACTCGATCTGGGCAATGCGCTCGCGGATGATCTTGGCCTCCTCAGGATGCTCATCCTCGATGCTGTTGGCCTCGCGTTCCAAGCTCGAGAGCTTGGCCTGAATGGCGGCCAAATCGCGGTCCATGCCGCTGAGGCGACGCTGCAGAGTCATCACACCGGTCAGATCCATCTCCAGGCTGTCGGTTTCGGTGAGGATGCGCTTCTTGTCCTCGATCCACGAAATGGTCTCGCGGCACTCAATGTAGAAGGTCTGGACGCCATGAGCGGACTTCAGATCATCCATCTTGGCCTCGGCCTTCTCGCGCAAGGTGGACCATTCCTGGTTGAGGTGGTTCTGCCTCTCCAGTATCTCATCGGAGTTGGGATGCTCGACGTGGAGCAACTGGCGGGCCAGTTGATTAACCACGGCGACGCGCGAAGCATTGGCGTTCATTTCCTTGTCGAAGCCCTCGAAGCGGTGCTTCATGATCTCCACATCTTCGATGTCCTTGCCAGGAGTCATCGTGTCCAACATCTTGGTCTTCTCCTTGATCCATTGCTCCACGCCATCCGCTTCGGACATCAGCTTGTACAGGCTGAGGGCGTCGAGGAGTCGCTGCTTGCGCAGCTTGGCCAGCTCGGTAAGCTCCTTGTACCGGTTGTCGATCGACTCCAGGCGCTTGTCCACATTGGCCTTTTCCGCCTCGTTTAGCTTCAGGCTCTCCGCCTGTTTGTGCAGGGCATCGATCACTTCGGCGTAGTTCTTCAACTCGTCGGCCACGTCCTTGTGCTTCTTTAGGAGGGACTGTACGTTAGCCTCGTCACGACCAACGTCCTCGCTGGAAACAATGCGCAGGGTGTCCAACATCCAGTTGTCCACATCATCGGCATCAGCAAACAGCTGGAAGTACTCGACGGCGTTCTCCAAGCGCTGACGGCGGTACTTGGTGAGGTCCAGAAGGTGGTCCCACTTGTTGAGGATCTCCTTCAATCGATCCTTGATGCGATCGGCACCAAAGTGACCCTCGGTGATCAGCTCCGACCCGACCTTGGCCACATTCTGCAGCTGGGGATCGTGCGACGTGATCTCCGACTCCAGGGCCTTGTGCTTGCTGAGCATCAGATTGACGGTGGTCAGGTCGTGACCCACCTCGTCGGTGGAGACGatctgctccttctccttgatCCAGTTCTCCTCGTCGGCGGTGTCCCAGTAGAACTGCCAGAGTTTGCGGCTCTCCTCCAGGCGGCTGCGACGTTCCACGGCCAAACGGACCAGCTCTGCGTAGGCATCCTCCAGTTGCTGGACGCGCGACACAATGATCTCGGGATCGCAGGGTTTGTACGACTCTGGGTCGTCGCTCAAGAACTTCTGCGAGTTCTGGACCACCACCTTGACGCGCTCGCCCAGGATATTGATATCGGCCTCGACGAGTGAGTGCTTCTGCAGCAGATCCTCCACGCCCATCAGATGCTTGCCGTAGTCGTCGGTCATCAGCAGCTGCTTGATCTCCTCCATGTTGTCGAGGATGTAAAGCATCTCCTGGAAGttctgttgcagttgcagcgaGATCTCCAGGCGCATGCGGCGCGCTCTCAGGAGCTCCAGCAGATAGGTCCACAAGCGCATAACGTTGTCCTTGCGCAGCAGGATGCGCTTCACATCGTGATAACGCTCCGATTCCAGTTCATCGCAAACAGCAACCACGGCCTGGACCCGCTCCTCGTACGCGAAGATGTCGGTTTCGATGGCCTCGTGCTTCTTGGCCGCCGCCTCAACGGCCGCCAGATCGAAGCCGAAGTTATCTTGGCTGACCAGACGTTGATTCTCCGACAGCCAGGTCTCACGCATGGACGCCTTGCGGTCGAAGCGGGCGGCTAGCTGCTCCAGTTTCTCCTGCCGGATGAGCTCCTCGCGCAGAGCCAATTCGCGTTCGTGTTCCGCCTTCTCCAGTCGCTCCCAGGCCTTGTTGATGTCCGAAATCATCTTGCCCTCTTTGGGTGTGTAGGGCTTCTGGTTGTTGGCCCGCATCTTGGACTGCAGGGTGAACAGGAGCACCTCCAGGTTGCCCTTTTCGACGAACTTGGGCGGCTTCTCGATGGTGCGGTAGTTGGAGAACTGGGCCAACTGCCCTTGGACGCCGGCCAGCGAGTTTTCGAACTCCCGCTCGCCCAGCGACTGGATGGTCGTTTCGATCCACTTGAGCAGATCACTGGTGAAGTGCTCGTAGTCGTGGACCATTTTGTCGTTCTCCATGGCAATGCCAACTACCTTGCCGATACGCTTGCCCTGCACCGTCTCCTGCTTGAGTTTGCTGAAGTAGTGATAGTAGGTGACCACGTAGGTGATAATGGACTTCTCATCCGGATGCTCGACGAACACATCTTCGGCATCGAGGAGCTTGGCCAGGCCCAGTTTGTCCTCGGCTACGTCAAAGGCATTGTTCAGGTTGTGGATGGCGTTCGTCTTCGAGAGCTTCTCGAACTGAACCAAATCCGGACGGTGTTTGTGGATGATGGCATTGAAGGCCAGGCCGTCGCGCCACGAGGTGGTGAAGTTGCGCACGTTCACATTGTGATAGCCGGCAGTCTTCATCTGGCACCAGAGCAGCAGGGCGTCCTTGGCCGACTTGGTCTCCTTGTTGTCCACCTCCTCGATGGTGATGTCCTGGATCTGGAAGCGCAGGATGATGGTCCAAATCAGGCCCAAATTGAGGGAAGCATTGCCATCGACTATGTCATGGGAGCCAATATTCTCCAAATGAACGCGCTGTTCGCGCAGGAACTGCAGCGCCTTGTCCACGTTCTCCAGGCAGTGGATACGCATCTTGCCCTTGGTGGGCTTGGGCAGTCGCTCGCCGGACAGGACCTCCAGCAGTTTGATCAGGTGCTTGCCATCCCGCATATCCACATAGAGATCGGCAATGCGGCAGTTGACCCGGCACAGATGCGAGTTCACCCACTTGGTGAATGTCTTCTTTTGCACACTCTCACGCTCCTCGGCCAGAGCCTTGATCCTGGACCGCTCGAACAGTCGGGAACTGGAGTTGCCGCCATCGTACTCGTACTCATCGATGTACTCGTTGCCAGGACCCTGGCTGGGATCCCAGCGAACAATCGAAATGTCCGTCGTCATGGCTGGGGATCTACGGTTTCCACAGTGGTTTCGTGCTTAATTTAGTTAGTTGATAGCTGCCTCTTTATAGTTGTATAGTGTATAGAGTGTCTAGTGTTGGGTTTTGTCGTTTCGTTTCACGGGAGCTCGCCACTCCTTCGTTCGTCGTTCCTCTGAGTTTATCCTTCAAGTCCAAACCGAATGTGTTGCCTTCAGAAGAGAATCACTGGAAGAGGCGGTGGGAAAATCGGTTAGATAATTGTCAGCAGCGTCTGGTGATTCATTTATGTATGTCAGTTCTCGTTTTCactttgagtttgagtttgagtttgggtttgggtttgggctgCCATGGGATGGCATGGCGTCACGCGGGTCGCCGGGGTCACCACTAGAATGTCCGATCGTAATTGTCACTATGACTTAAAGCGATTACATCACTctctggccaaaaaaaaaaaaaaaaaaaaaaaaacaagtacaTAAAACTGGGGCGGACCTCCCCCAGCCGGATTCGAATGGCAAAACCGTGAAATTGCAGGAAATTCAATTCACAAAAACCATCGAAACGGCAGacaaaaaaaactatataGCAAACGATGTGGGGGGTAAAAAAGATataggtacatatgtacaaacatGTACATGTGTATAATGTATCCACATAACAAGTAGCTAATTACTGAGGGTTTGCTTTACATGCGGGTTTCATTCATTTAGGGGTGTCATCCATGTGAATGCACCAGAGGTTACTGTATTTAATGGTTATTTAATTGCTTATTCATTGACAAATAGTTTACCATTGCCATTAACTATTTcttgtacttttttttaaaatgaaatggtaaatggtttatcaataaataatcatcatatatcagtaataaataaataataaatttcaactCGACTGTTAAAGTTCGCTGCTATCTTTATGACCTCGACTGTGAGCACACATcacacatttcacattttcataAATCATATTCATGCTGAGCCCATTcagtttccatttttccatCGGCGAGCTTTTTGTTTTACGTGTGTCCGTATGTCTATCACTCATTTACATGGGCTTGTATACTGGTATTCCACTTGTTTTTTATCGACGTAGCCGACGATTTGAAATTATGACCTATTCACACGCCAGTTGGCTTGGCCCTCGAAAATCCATTCGGTTTCACACATCGCAGCGTTTTTCACACTTTTGCAAGCTTTTCGACTGCAATGAAAATGGGCGAAGTACTTGGGCTGTACTTTTTCCacttcatatatatatatatttcttttattgccgCACTTTCTCCCCGGCTTTCACATTACAAATTTGGAGAACACAGTAATAAATGCAGAACTcaacatttttctattttatgtccgtaaatgtttatatttaatgcataaatattcaatatgatgattgatttttgaaattacTTGTAAGACAAACACTAAATTCTTCACTGAATTACTGCAGCTCGATTagaataacaattaaattgctttattaattgaattaagtAATATAGGCTTGCCGACCTAGGTCAAAAATAGAATCGCTGACTGAAGCAAGCC contains:
- the LOC122625185 gene encoding spectrin beta chain isoform X3; this translates as MTTDISIVRWDPSQGPGNEYIDEYEYDGGNSSSRLFERSRIKALAEERESVQKKTFTKWVNSHLCRVNCRIADLYVDMRDGKHLIKLLEVLSGERLPKPTKGKMRIHCLENVDKALQFLREQRVHLENIGSHDIVDGNASLNLGLIWTIILRFQIQDITIEEVDNKETKSAKDALLLWCQMKTAGYHNVNVRNFTTSWRDGLAFNAIIHKHRPDLVQFEKLSKTNAIHNLNNAFDVAEDKLGLAKLLDAEDVFVEHPDEKSIITYVVTYYHYFSKLKQETVQGKRIGKVVGIAMENDKMVHDYEHFTSDLLKWIETTIQSLGEREFENSLAGVQGQLAQFSNYRTIEKPPKFVEKGNLEVLLFTLQSKMRANNQKPYTPKEGKMISDINKAWERLEKAEHERELALREELIRQEKLEQLAARFDRKASMRETWLSENQRLVSQDNFGFDLAAVEAAAKKHEAIETDIFAYEERVQAVVAVCDELESERYHDVKRILLRKDNVMRLWTYLLELLRARRMRLEISLQLQQNFQEMLYILDNMEEIKQLLMTDDYGKHLMGVEDLLQKHSLVEADINILGERVKVVVQNSQKFLSDDPESYKPCDPEIIVSRVQQLEDAYAELVRLAVERRSRLEESRKLWQFYWDTADEENWIKEKEQIVSTDEVGHDLTTVNLMLSKHKALESEITSHDPQLQNVAKVGSELITEGHFGADRIKDRLKEILNKWDHLLDLTKYRRQRLENAVEYFQLFADADDVDNWMLDTLRIVSSEDVGRDEANVQSLLKKHKDVADELKNYAEVIDALHKQAESLKLNEAEKANVDKRLESIDNRYKELTELAKLRKQRLLDALSLYKLMSEADGVEQWIKEKTKMLDTMTPGKDIEDVEIMKHRFEGFDKEMNANASRVAVVNQLARQLLHVEHPNSDEILERQNHLNQEWSTLREKAEAKMDDLKSAHGVQTFYIECRETISWIEDKKRILTETDSLEMDLTGVMTLQRRLSGMDRDLAAIQAKLSSLEREANSIEDEHPEEAKIIRERIAQIELIWEQLTQMLKERDSKLEEAGDLHRFLRDLDHFQTWLTKTQTDVASEDTPTSLPEAEKLLNQHQSIREEIDNYTEDYKNMMEYGEQLTTEGSTSDDPQYMFLRERLNALKDGWEELHQMWENRQVLLSQSLDQQLFNRDARQTEVLLSQQEHFLSKDDTPVNLEQAENQLKRHEAFLTTMEANDDKINTLLQVADTLVEKDHFDADKIGKRAENITGRRDDNRQRALDQHEKLKNQVKLHEFLQDLEELAEWVQEKYATSQDESYRSAKTIHSKWTRHQAFEAEIAANKERLFEAEKSAQELSKEKPEFKDVIEPKLKELAKQFDDLEVHTKEKGAMLFDANREVLVQQTCDDIDSYITDLEKQIVSGDTANDLTSVNILMQKQQVIQTQMAVKARQVEEIDKQTEYLQKTVPEEKIEPIVVKKTAVLERFEKIKAPLLERQKALEKKKEAFQFCRDVEDEKLWIDEKLPVANSPDYGNSLFNVHVLKKKNQSLATEIDNHEPRINAICNNGRKLIDEGHEDAKKFEALISDLTQKWQELKDAIENRRKHLLESEKVQQYFFDAQEAESWMSEQELYMMVEDRGKDEISAQNLMKKHENLEQSVEDYANTIRQLGEVARQFSGDDISSGDAVAVKQSQLDKLYAGLKDLAGERRARLNEALQLFMLSREVDDLEQWITDREVVAGSQELGQDFDHVTLLSERFNEFARDTEAVGGERVAKVNGIADNLIQAGHSDSATIAEWKDNLNESWQDLLELIETRTQMLAASRELHKFFHDCKDVLGRILEKQHGVSDELGRDAGSVSTLQRKHYNFLQDLTTLYSQVQQIQEESAKLQDAYAGDKAKEITNREQEVLHAWDNLQAMCDARKQKLADTGDLFRFFNMVRILMIWMEDLVRQMNTSEKPRDVSGVELLMNNHQSLKAEIDTREDNFGACISLGKELLTRNHYASADIKDRLMTLSNSRNALLRRWEERWENLQLILEVYQFARDAAVAEAWLIAQEPYLLSSELGHTIDEVENLIKKHEAFEKSAAAQEERFSALERLTTFELKEMKRRQELAEEAERQRIKEEQEAKAASEAAEQAKREAERRDDVDVGASHDDSAPVSRSQSR
- the LOC122625185 gene encoding spectrin beta chain isoform X2, which translates into the protein MTTDISIVRWDPSQGPGNEYIDEYEYDGGNSSSRLFERSRIKALAEERESVQKKTFTKWVNSHLCRVNCRIADLYVDMRDGKHLIKLLEVLSGERLPKPTKGKMRIHCLENVDKALQFLREQRVHLENIGSHDIVDGNASLNLGLIWTIILRFQIQDITIEEVDNKETKSAKDALLLWCQMKTAGYHNVNVRNFTTSWRDGLAFNAIIHKHRPDLVQFEKLSKTNAIHNLNNAFDVAEDKLGLAKLLDAEDVFVEHPDEKSIITYVVTYYHYFSKLKQETVQGKRIGKVVGIAMENDKMVHDYEHFTSDLLKWIETTIQSLGEREFENSLAGVQGQLAQFSNYRTIEKPPKFVEKGNLEVLLFTLQSKMRANNQKPYTPKEGKMISDINKAWERLEKAEHERELALREELIRQEKLEQLAARFDRKASMRETWLSENQRLVSQDNFGFDLAAVEAAAKKHEAIETDIFAYEERVQAVVAVCDELESERYHDVKRILLRKDNVMRLWTYLLELLRARRMRLEISLQLQQNFQEMLYILDNMEEIKQLLMTDDYGKHLMGVEDLLQKHSLVEADINILGERVKVVVQNSQKFLSDDPESYKPCDPEIIVSRVQQLEDAYAELVRLAVERRSRLEESRKLWQFYWDTADEENWIKEKEQIVSTDEVGHDLTTVNLMLSKHKALESEITSHDPQLQNVAKVGSELITEGHFGADRIKDRLKEILNKWDHLLDLTKYRRQRLENAVEYFQLFADADDVDNWMLDTLRIVSSEDVGRDEANVQSLLKKHKDVADELKNYAEVIDALHKQAESLKLNEAEKANVDKRLESIDNRYKELTELAKLRKQRLLDALSLYKLMSEADGVEQWIKEKTKMLDTMTPGKDIEDVEIMKHRFEGFDKEMNANASRVAVVNQLARQLLHVEHPNSDEILERQNHLNQEWSTLREKAEAKMDDLKSAHGVQTFYIECRETISWIEDKKRILTETDSLEMDLTGVMTLQRRLSGMDRDLAAIQAKLSSLEREANSIEDEHPEEAKIIRERIAQIELIWEQLTQMLKERDSKLEEAGDLHRFLRDLDHFQTWLTKTQTDVASEDTPTSLPEAEKLLNQHQSIREEIDNYTEDYKNMMEYGEQLTTEGSTSDDPQYMFLRERLNALKDGWEELHQMWENRQVLLSQSLDQQLFNRDARQTEVLLSQQEHFLSKDDTPVNLEQAENQLKRHEAFLTTMEANDDKINTLLQVADTLVEKDHFDADKIGKRAENITGRRDDNRQRALDQHEKLKNQVKLHEFLQDLEELAEWVQEKYATSQDESYRSAKTIHSKWTRHQAFEAEIAANKERLFEAEKSAQELSKEKPEFKDVIEPKLKELAKQFDDLEVHTKEKGAMLFDANREVLVQQTCDDIDSYITDLEKQIVSGDTANDLTSVNILMQKQQVIQTQMAVKARQVEEIDKQTEYLQKTVPEEKIEPIVVKKTAVLERFEKIKAPLLERQKALEKKKEAFQFCRDVEDEKLWIDEKLPVANSPDYGNSLFNVHVLKKKNQSLATEIDNHEPRINAICNNGRKLIDEGHEDAKKFEALISDLTQKWQELKDAIENRRKHLLESEKVQQYFFDAQEAESWMSEQELYMMVEDRGKDEISAQNLMKKHENLEQSVEDYANTIRQLGEVARQFSGDDISSGDAVAVKQSQLDKLYAGLKDLAGERRARLNEALQLFMLSREVDDLEQWITDREVVAGSQELGQDFDHVTLLSERFNEFARDTEAVGGERVAKVNGIADNLIQAGHSDSATIAEWKDNLNESWQDLLELIETRTQMLAASRELHKFFHDCKDVLGRILEKQHGVSDELGRDAGSVSTLQRKHYNFLQDLTTLYSQVQQIQEESAKLQDAYAGDKAKEITNREQEVLHAWDNLQAMCDARKQKLADTGDLFRFFNMVRILMIWMEDLVRQMNTSEKPRDVSGVELLMNNHQSLKAEIDTREDNFGACISLGKELLTRNHYASADIKDRLMTLSNSRNALLRRWEERWENLQLILEVYQFARDAAVAEAWLIAQEPYLLSSELGHTIDEVENLIKKHEAFEKSAAAQEERFSALERLTTFELKEMKRRQELAEEAERQRIKEEQEAKAASEAAEQAKREAERRDDVDVGASHDDSERGATPGAGEGHEGYVTRKHEWDSTTKKASNRSWDKVYMAARAGRISFYKDQKGYKSNPELTFRGEPSYDLQNAAIEIASDYTKKKHVLRVKLANGALFLLQAHDDTEMSQWVTSLKAQSDSTAVAASRSQTLPATSQKDEPKRRSFFTLKKK
- the LOC122625185 gene encoding spectrin beta chain isoform X1 gives rise to the protein MTTDISIVRWDPSQGPGNEYIDEYEYDGGNSSSRLFERSRIKALAEERESVQKKTFTKWVNSHLCRVNCRIADLYVDMRDGKHLIKLLEVLSGERLPKPTKGKMRIHCLENVDKALQFLREQRVHLENIGSHDIVDGNASLNLGLIWTIILRFQIQDITIEEVDNKETKSAKDALLLWCQMKTAGYHNVNVRNFTTSWRDGLAFNAIIHKHRPDLVQFEKLSKTNAIHNLNNAFDVAEDKLGLAKLLDAEDVFVEHPDEKSIITYVVTYYHYFSKLKQETVQGKRIGKVVGIAMENDKMVHDYEHFTSDLLKWIETTIQSLGEREFENSLAGVQGQLAQFSNYRTIEKPPKFVEKGNLEVLLFTLQSKMRANNQKPYTPKEGKMISDINKAWERLEKAEHERELALREELIRQEKLEQLAARFDRKASMRETWLSENQRLVSQDNFGFDLAAVEAAAKKHEAIETDIFAYEERVQAVVAVCDELESERYHDVKRILLRKDNVMRLWTYLLELLRARRMRLEISLQLQQNFQEMLYILDNMEEIKQLLMTDDYGKHLMGVEDLLQKHSLVEADINILGERVKVVVQNSQKFLSDDPESYKPCDPEIIVSRVQQLEDAYAELVRLAVERRSRLEESRKLWQFYWDTADEENWIKEKEQIVSTDEVGHDLTTVNLMLSKHKALESEITSHDPQLQNVAKVGSELITEGHFGADRIKDRLKEILNKWDHLLDLTKYRRQRLENAVEYFQLFADADDVDNWMLDTLRIVSSEDVGRDEANVQSLLKKHKDVADELKNYAEVIDALHKQAESLKLNEAEKANVDKRLESIDNRYKELTELAKLRKQRLLDALSLYKLMSEADGVEQWIKEKTKMLDTMTPGKDIEDVEIMKHRFEGFDKEMNANASRVAVVNQLARQLLHVEHPNSDEILERQNHLNQEWSTLREKAEAKMDDLKSAHGVQTFYIECRETISWIEDKKRILTETDSLEMDLTGVMTLQRRLSGMDRDLAAIQAKLSSLEREANSIEDEHPEEAKIIRERIAQIELIWEQLTQMLKERDSKLEEAGDLHRFLRDLDHFQTWLTKTQTDVASEDTPTSLPEAEKLLNQHQSIREEIDNYTEDYKNMMEYGEQLTTEGSTSDDPQYMFLRERLNALKDGWEELHQMWENRQVLLSQSLDQQLFNRDARQTEVLLSQQEHFLSKDDTPVNLEQAENQLKRHEAFLTTMEANDDKINTLLQVADTLVEKDHFDADKIGKRAENITGRRDDNRQRALDQHEKLKNQVKLHEFLQDLEELAEWVQEKYATSQDESYRSAKTIHSKWTRHQAFEAEIAANKERLFEAEKSAQELSKEKPEFKDVIEPKLKELAKQFDDLEVHTKEKGAMLFDANREVLVQQTCDDIDSYITDLEKQIVSGDTANDLTSVNILMQKQQVIQTQMAVKARQVEEIDKQTEYLQKTVPEEKIEPIVVKKTAVLERFEKIKAPLLERQKALEKKKEAFQFCRDVEDEKLWIDEKLPVANSPDYGNSLFNVHVLKKKNQSLATEIDNHEPRINAICNNGRKLIDEGHEDAKKFEALISDLTQKWQELKDAIENRRKHLLESEKVQQYFFDAQEAESWMSEQELYMMVEDRGKDEISAQNLMKKHENLEQSVEDYANTIRQLGEVARQFSGDDISSGDAVAVKQSQLDKLYAGLKDLAGERRARLNEALQLFMLSREVDDLEQWITDREVVAGSQELGQDFDHVTLLSERFNEFARDTEAVGGERVAKVNGIADNLIQAGHSDSATIAEWKDNLNESWQDLLELIETRTQMLAASRELHKFFHDCKDVLGRILEKQHGVSDELGRDAGSVSTLQRKHYNFLQDLTTLYSQVQQIQEESAKLQDAYAGDKAKEITNREQEVLHAWDNLQAMCDARKQKLADTGDLFRFFNMVRILMIWMEDLVRQMNTSEKPRDVSGVELLMNNHQSLKAEIDTREDNFGACISLGKELLTRNHYASADIKDRLMTLSNSRNALLRRWEERWENLQLILEVYQFARDAAVAEAWLIAQEPYLLSSELGHTIDEVENLIKKHEAFEKSAAAQEERFSALERLTTFELKEMKRRQELAEEAERQRIKEEQEAKAASEAAEQAKREAERRDDVDVGASHDDSAAKDTAVEFERVVEIQTERGATPGAGEGHEGYVTRKHEWDSTTKKASNRSWDKVYMAARAGRISFYKDQKGYKSNPELTFRGEPSYDLQNAAIEIASDYTKKKHVLRVKLANGALFLLQAHDDTEMSQWVTSLKAQSDSTAVAASRSQTLPATSQKDEPKRRSFFTLKKK